A window of the Euwallacea fornicatus isolate EFF26 chromosome 15, ASM4011564v1, whole genome shotgun sequence genome harbors these coding sequences:
- the bark gene encoding protein bark beetle: MRKLIHFRTLLLVLSCSATVKTQDNSALSDQPSNSDLTDYLGGSIVNRQVLEKSRSPYWLRDDLIVEREGELVIEAGVTVKFDPQVGITVRGILSAEGTEDEKIQFTSADENQGKTILFPEIRLVDGPSILAGRVQIKVNNKWRSVCTNSKNWTIADMETACRQMGFQGGHFFQWFNRQMPLKPRVLYEEPKCIGTEASLQECHWSGQQMGSGVCDYHPDLGIECQARHDNALPYWRGIRFENAQSKDSLSLYNTRFMPRSLSKLRYVNVHYAGMGRDHNTTSAIHVEGVPPVMERLEVISSAYNGVNITNPGSPIVINNCVIRNNRGYGVFVNSSFGLTHLDGCVINNNGGDGVRYVKAEERPDESSDRSGYGDFCQVAVTSSQIFPVHVFAEQSIQNRLTRECTKVFTTKYGHVLTLDFIRAVTDRNESTKLHVYDGSALNNRLLQTIVIRNNTRPQSMTTISNQIYIKFIAEPYTETIIFLRLMSGLIKTFDLNVSNSDVSENIGRGIAVDNIRSQLHVHKTSVSKNEHVAGIHVTSGVGDVNVTESRVSFNEGDGVNITYTGGSRNISRTSISSNNGYGVAVWLNHTKETEFLFVNQTSVVQYSEIYKNLDIGVLHGNFCGPVLFNFTGNSFTNSLSDALEVLTCWDKTEHLTNLQVGHNKFIGNEKISLKIYPAVNLKANIEYNHYRQGSFGAMLIKNKPLEEFNALKSEIIVQQNYFLNNTGVFVVNLALSPYAEGQYLIFTRNFVKNNKITEPFQPLDGSISNLNPRSRVAAPVVVGSNNVDIYRNIIENPDSKYEIGSHLEDQSKIINATYNWLGSSSDQDIFHRIFHRYDRYNLAKISFVPFLLHNSNPSTTKFNPYQLYVPKFTTSTSDKVGGEIEGEETLTRGEYTVERDITIRPGGKLTIEPGVTLRFPPSIGMMVGGRLEARGIEPDSIKFTIKENVVHPPENGSYETEAMILESETEVVQLEPKVPIRLLGGSTETEGRLQVKINNQWGTVCNYGWTILNAAMVCQQLGYVLNPNDWYIERNEIPDAGKTEPVVLSNVDCQDYDFDIIKCKAETMSDFTNSCEHENDVGLRCYKTSWAGVRFGALAERADLQYVTIEQSGLLDYATNTFKPALQLDFARQNFENVRVVNNFYHGLGVTYSNIYTDDSVNIIKNSEFTNNKGAGISLKQLGLTLVNNKIEENFIGIEHNPVLSGLQQRELAGWFCRNDEETHYEPLQIPETIDETAILIRRGETKYLVTSIVKSGNIKRSYKITCEPGWVIGIQLLNPIENRSTEIITIHDSLSYSPFSDIWELKRDLTVFPGTSSAHGIILDYSSGLNSLGGTVIVLSTVRAPMQNIYNKRVKGLVPTLLVRNSIIRKNILGVQASYYNRHLDELGNHFLRSANESMVFLNCEIIYNLQEAIFIHSPNWDLHKSNLSQVVIMVNKTIIADNGKGLYQFSRDMRASNNLFHYVLQDNTIERNKGDGFNIALPYVWQYNENFTHFVYMDNNTFVNNRNFGFNIDGHFAEVNLTFNIFKENKCREGLLTVRGMEKKLLMWSNKFLDNNCKHIVLFSCNSQSEILGSVPAVFLYNELRNNKFVPLMRSFGVLQKSLDPKFVVGFKGIQKVRINRNIFAANTLEYELLAGIKTAKINEYLNVQENWWGTIEEHEIQNKIFDFDDWNDHAIADYTPFLLEANFQASHSLTFYTNNSVDVNNLQGRLYQDLTLTLRQEPYVIQSDLTVMPNVTLTINPGVILEFAPNIGILVLGTFRAEGIEGNEIVMRPIRKHENLLMEPRPKREKRQLELMGQESIRLCQNRDCASEDEGSVPFEGFLEWFNETTLQWIPMCDSRFTERNAQVVCRDLGFDSLHAFFDFDVRIDFHSNSLTRIWTWPEPLQCKGTEKRYQDCPIRLNGQQFGHRHRCEWNSKFVFINCNNKVTPPKYNFWGGIRVVEPDFEQRLYTHRIHDIHTHSIVQETESVIRFVKIEGAGILHNEKSSAIQSIIRSPTIEYVQVFSAASHGINLISPSGTINLRGNEVYDSLGVGINIVSLSGEGRESEESSFTPLKEMNIPYNLYGLLDICDPSKEIQVEERVLVYYKYDNHPVNCVKIFRSAYNVKPLGLRFLQFNLFNSSVVHGIPDFVSLSDGDIYNISSQVIDIITMKTSNQKKLFRTKLPSLSLKLFANGASSDHGFIAEVVTLPISAIAFSRDVQHNISSSIINNNTQGAILYMGAGEVNPIVTIERNQFKNNCRQLYGNFTTCGSAIEMDIQNTQTLYFRSNLIEQNQGGLYIKADSRGSATSLQGWIHNNLFVNNSNLPCLYVEGRQSSPYQEVIIYRNYFTRNHARYHNNIVLKQVLSNFTYNYIKRNVGLQNLEVSGFDKVRLNIYQTTSHNGFYSNYALKPESKSTIVAGTAGQHYVDNIFFNPDNDYEIITVNRSLTLQLWDTKIDAAYNYWGFNTTSAVRGRIKDQTDDPRLLEVTYEPYYMNNKSLLNDKCPPGWELVGETCYMYVGAPMTFWEARKFCQADNASMPYLLGNVNYIPLYEFLRRQYQWFLYTDRVWVQHIDQINQCTIFAFQSVEVDDCNRRSPFICEIDPKVTIKIQPLADDFVTISVLSSLALAILLIIVVVAFWWYKSKYRQAQRMERRNSIRQSLHSLKSVGLSTTSFADPNYRKKMQQMSTKSTDTLTKTSDYRKIVRNGSLDSMEKSTYNSSIEDDHSYNTYETQNLNPTFTYSSAVEYHKNPATFENQYAKPGDTLDLAFKNEGFKDTSTFATNSNYQSQAGSMQEESDETPIIQPYASNNVSTYPSNDYYNTDTLPLRSSYDEAGYDPMYNHMQELKSKLVTKPSTPPRKYSPTYSDQLAQLGYSPEFNTVGLAHPHSSPQMHEDDYTQPKPRPRAKSEALLETNFDYMPEDEEFPHPIGESGKWKSQPLETAM, from the exons ATGCgcaaattaatacattttcggACGCTTTTATTGGTCCTGTCCTGTTCAGCTACAGTGAAAACCCAAGACAACTCCGCGCTTAGTGATCAACCGTCTAATAGTGACTTAACCGACTACCTCGGGGGTAGCATAGTGAATAGACAAGTACTTGAAAAAAGTCGCAGCCCTTATTGGCTCAGGGATGATCTCATAGTGGAGCGTGAAGGAGAGCTGGTTATTGAAGCAGGAGTGACCGTTAAGTTTGATCCTCAAGTGGGGATAACTGTACGGGGGATTCTCAGCGCAGAA GGAACGGAAGATGAAAAGATACAGTTTACCTCTGCAGACGAAAATCAGGGCAAAACCATTTTGTTTCCAGAAATTCGGCTAGTGGATGGGCCCAGTATTCTAGCTGGAAGGGTGCAAATCAAAGTTAACAATAAATGGAGGAGCGTTTGTACAAATTCTAAGAA tTGGACCATCGCCGACATGGAAACAGCCTGTCGTCAAATGGGTTTTCAAGGAGGCCATTTTTTTCAGTGGTTCAACCGACAAATGCCTTTAAAACCCCGTGTTCTCTACGAAGAACCCAAGTGCATTGGAACCGAGGCTTCCCTTCAGGAGTGCCATTGGAGTGGCCAACAAATGGGTTCCGGAGTATGCGATTATCACCCAGATTTGGGAATCGAATGTCAGGCTCGGCATGATAATGCCTTGCCTTATTGGAGAGGGATAAG ATTTGAAAACGCTCAGAGTAAGGATTCGCTCTCTCTTTACAACACGCGTTTTATGCCACGGTCCTTGTCCAAGCTGCGTTACGTTAATGTGCACTACGCAGGTATGGGACGTGATCATAATACTACCAGTGCTATCCATGTGGAGGGGGTCCCCCCAGTAATGGAGCGGCTGGAGGTGATCAGTTCCGCTTACAATGGTGTTAACATCACCAACCCTGGATCTCCAATTGTGATAAATAATTGCGTTATACGTAATAATAGAGGCTATGGCGTTTTTGTTAACTCGAGCTTCGGATTGACCCATTTAG ATGGTTGTGTGATAAACAACAACGGAGGAGATGGAGTGCGTTATGTGAAAGCTGAAGAAAGACCTGATGAGAGCTCAGATCGAAGTGGCTATGGCGATTTTTGCCAAGTTGCAGTAACTTCAAGCCAAATCTTCCCAGTTCATGTTTTTGCAGAGCAAAGTATTCAAAATCGCTTAACTAGAGAATGCACTAAAGTGTTTACAACCAAATACGGTCATGTTCTCACTCTGGACTTCATCAGAGCAGTAACAGACCGAAATGAAAGTACTAAACTTCATGTTTATGACGGGTCGGCCTTAAACAACAGACTCCTGCAAACTATCGTAATACGAAATAATACCAGACCTCAAAGTATGACTACCATCAGTAATcagatttatattaaattcattGCAGAGCCATACACTGAAACCATAATATTCTTAAGGCTTATGTCTGGCCTCATCAAAACCTTTGACCTCAATGTCAGTAATTCCGATGTTTCAGAAAACATTGGAAGAGGTATTGCAGTAGACAATATTAGATCTCAGTTGCACGTTCATAAGACATCAGTGTCAAAAAATGAGCATGTAGCTGGAATTCACGTAACCAGTGGAGTGGGAGATGTAAATGTGACTGAAAGTCGAGTGAGCTTCAATGAGGGGGATGGAGTCAACATTACCTATACAGGAGGATCTAGGAATATTTCCAGAACCTCTATTAGCAGCAATAATGGCTACGGGGTAGCTGTTTGGTTGAACCATACCAAAGAAACTGAGTTCCTGTTTGTGAACCAAACTAGTGTAGTACAATACAGTGAGATTTACAAAAATCTAGATATAGGAGTTTTACATGGGAATTTCTGCGGGCCAGTTCTTTTTAACTTCACAGGAAACTCCTTCACTAACAGTCTTAGTGATGCTTTAGAGGTACTTACTTGCTGGGATAAAACTGAACATTTAACAAATCTTCAAGTGGGACACAATAAGTTCATaggaaatgagaaaatttctttgaaaatctATCCTGCCGTAAACTTAAAGGCCAATATTGAGTACAACCATTACAGGCAAGGTAGCTTTGGGGCTATGCTCATTAAGAACAAGCCTCTAGAAGAATTCAATGCACtcaaaagtgaaattattgtgcagcaaaattattttcttaataacaCGGGAGTTTTTGTGGTAAATTTGGCGCTTTCGCCTTATGCAGAAGGacaatatttgatatttaccagaaattttgtgaaaaacaataaaatcacTGAACCATTCCAACCGCTAGATGgatctatttcaaatttaaacccGAGGAGCAGAGTTGCAGCTCCAGTTGTTGTAGGCTCAAACAACGTAGACATTTACAGAAATATAATCGAAAACCCTGattcaaagtatgaaattgGGAGTCATTTGGAGGATCAAAGTAAAATCATTAATGCTACCTATAACTGGCTGGGATCCTCTAGCGATCAAGACATCTTTCACAGAATCTTCCATCGTTACGACCGTTATAATTTAGCCAAAATCAGTTTTGTACCATTCCTCCTTCACAACTCCAACCCATCAACTACGAAATTCAATCCCTACCAACTTTACGTACCGAAATTCACCACTTCCACTTCAGATAAAGTGGGGGGTGAAATCGAGGGTGAGGAAACTCTTACTAGGGGCGAATATACAGTTGAAAGAGATATTACAATAAGACCTGGAGGAAAGCTCACTATTGAGCCTGGCGTCACCTTGAGATTTCCTCCATCAATTGGGATGATGGTGGGTGGCAGACTTGAAGCTAGAGGCATCGAGCCTGATagtattaaatttacaataaaagaaaatgtagTGCATCCTCCTGAGAATGGTAGCTATGAGACTGAGGCCATGATCTTGGAGTCAGAAACTGAAGTGGTGCAATTAGAACCCAAAGTTCCTATCAGATTGTTAGGAGGGAGTACTGAAACTGAAGGGCGGCTTCAGGTCAAGATCAATAATCAATGGGGGACTGTTTGCAATTATGGATGGACTATATTGAATGCTGCAATGGTATGTCAACAACTCGGTTATGTGTTAAATCCCAATGATTGGTATATTGAACGTAATGAAATTCCTGATGCAGGCAAGACTGAACCGGTGGTGTTGTCTAATGTAGACTGCCAAGATTATGATTTTGatataattaaatgtaaaGCTGAGACTATGAGTGATTTTACAAATTCGTGCGAGCATGAAAATGATGTCGGTTTAAGATGCTACAAAACCTCATGGGCAGGAGTGAGATTTGGGGCTTTAGCCGAGAGAGCAGATCTCCAATACGTAACAATAGAGCAAAGTGGGTTGTTAGACTATGCCACCAATACTTTTAAACCAGCTCTGCAGCTGGACTTTGCTCGGCAAAATTTCGAGAATGTTCGAGTGGTTAACAACTTTTATCATGGCCTTGGGGTGACTTATAGTAATATTTACACAGACGACTCAgtgaatataataaaaaattcagaatttaCGAATAATAAAGGGGCGGGAATTAGTTTGAAGCAGTTGGGGCTAACacttgttaataataaaatcgaagaaaatttcataGGGATTGAGCATAATCCTGTGTTATCGGGATTACAACAGAGGGAACTTGCAGGATGGTTTTGCAGGAACGATGAAGAAACGCACTATGAGCCCTTGCAAATTCCTGAAACTATCGATGAGACTGCGATTCTAATCCGAAGAGGAGAAACTAAGTATTTAGTAACTTCCATAGTCAAAAGTGGTAATATTAAGAGATCATATAAAATTACTTGTGAGCCTGGGTGGGTTATAGGAATTCAACTCCTAAACCCCATAGAAAATCGCAGTACTGAAATCATTACAATCCATGACTCATTATCCTACAGCCCCTTTTCTGACATCTGGGAATTGAAACGGGATTTAACAGTATTTCCTGGAACTTCCAGTGCCCACGGAATAATTTTGGATTACTCCAGCGGATTAAATTCTTTAGGAGGCACAGTCATAGTTTTGAGTACTGTTAGAGCACCTATGCAAAATATCTATAATAAGCGCGTAAAAGGGCTAGTGCCCACTCTTTTAGTTCGAAACAGtatcattagaaaaaatatcttagGGGTGCAGGCTTCTTATTATAATAGACACCTGGACGAATTGGGAAATCACTTTTTAAGGTCCGCAAACGAATCAATGGTGTTTCTCAACTGTGAAATCATCTACAATCTTCAAGAAGCAATTTTCATCCATTCACCCAATTGGGATCTTCATAAAAGTAACCTTTCTCAAGTAGTGATTATGGTGAACAAAACAATTATAGCAGACAATGGCAAAGGCTTGTACCAGTTCTCTAGAGACATGAGAGCCTCCAATAACTTATTCCATTATGTCTTACAAGATAACACTATAGAAAGAAACAAGGGAGATGGATTTAACATTGCGTTGCCCTATGTTTGGCAgtacaatgaaaatttcacgCACTTCGTTTACATGGACAACAAcacttttgttaataacaGAAACTTTGGTTTTAATATTGACGGCCATTTTGCAGAAGTTAATTTaaccttcaatattttcaaagaaaataaatgtcgAGAGGGTCTTCTCACTGTTAGAGGTATGGAAAAGAAACTTCTTATGTggagcaataaatttttagataataaCTGTAAGCACATAGTGTTATTCAGTTGTAATAGCCAATCTGAAATACTTGGAAGTGTACCTGCAGTATTCCTGTACAACGAGCTAAGAAACAACAAATTCGTGCCTCTAATGAGGTCATTTGGAGTGCTTCAAAAATCTCTGGATCCAAAGTTTGTAGTTGGTTTCAAGGGAATACAAAAAGTGAGAATTAACAGGAACATTTTCGCTGCAAACACCTTGGAATATGAGTTGTTAGCTGGTATCAAAACTGCAAAAATCAACGAATACCTCAATGTACAAGAGAATTGGTGGGGAACTATCGAGGAGCatgaaattcaaaacaaaatattcgaCTTTGATGACTGGAACGATCATGCCATTGCGGACTACACACCTTTTTTGTTAGAAGCAAATTTCCAGGCCTCTCATTCGTTAACCTTTTATACAAACAATAGCGTGGATGTAAATAACCTTCAAGGACGACTTTATCAGGATTTGACATTGACCTTACGACAGGAACCTTACGTGATCCAATCAGATTTGACAGTAATGCCTAATGTGACCCTAACAATTAATCCTGGGGTCATCCTGGAGTTTGCTCCTAATATTGGAATATTAGTGCTGGGGACCTTCCGCGCAGAAGGAATTGAAGGGAATGAGATTGTTATGAGACCCATAAGGAAACATGAAAATCTACTCATGGAGCCTAGACCTAAAAGAGAAAAGAGACAATTGGAACTGATGGGTCAAGAGAGCATCAG attgtGTCAAAATAGGGATTGTGCCTCTGAAGATGAAGGTTCTGTGCCATTTGAGGGCTTTTTGGAGTGGTTCAATGAAACTACCTTGCAATGGATCCCAATGTGCGATTCTAGATTTACAGAAAGAAATGCTCAAGTTGTTTGCAGGGACCTAGGATTTGACTCACTTCATGCATTTTTCGATTTCGATGTAAGAATTGATTTTCACAGTAACTCGTTAACTCGAATTTGGACTTGGCCCGAACCGCTTCAATGTAAAG GCACCGAAAAACGTTACCAAGACTGTCCCATAAGGCTGAATGGTCAGCAATTCGGCCACAGACACCGCTGTGAATGGAACAGCAAATTCGTTTTCATCAATTGCAATAACAAAGTGACACCCCCAAAATATAACTTTTGGGGCGGAATAAGAGTTGTGGAGCCCGATTTTGAGCAACGCCTCTATACACATAGAATCCATGATATCCATACCCACTCTATTGTCCAAGAAACAGAGTCGGTGATCagatttgtaaaaattgaaggagCTGGTATTTTGCACAACGAAAAGTCTTCTGCAATTCAAAGTATCATTAGGAGCCCCACCATTGAATATGTGCAGGTGTTTTCAGCAGCCAGTCATGGAATCAACTTGATATCCCCTTCAGGGACTATCAATTTAAGAGGGAATGAGGTTTATGATTCTCTGGGAGTTGGGATTAATATAGTGTCTTTGAGCGGTGAAGGGAGGGAGTCTGAAGAATCCAGCTTCACTCCTTTGAAAGAAATGAACATTCCTTATAACCTTTATGGTTTACTAGATATCTGCGATCCAAGCAAAGAAATACAAGTAGAAGAGCGAGTGCTGGTTTATTATAAGTACGATAATCACCCGGTTAATTGCGTTAAAATCTTTAGAAGCGCCTACAATGTCAAACCTCTAGGGCTTAGATTCCTGcagttcaatttgtttaattcatCTGTAGTTCATG GCATTCCAGACTTTGTTTCCCTCTCCGATGGAGACATTTACAACATTTCTTCTCAAGTTATCGATATCATCACCATGAAAACTTCTAACCAAAAGAAGCTCTTCAGGACTAAATTGCCCAGTTTGAGCTTAAAACTTTTTGCTAATGGCGCATCCTCAGATCATGGTTTTATAGCTGAAGTTGTCACTTTACCAATATCTGCAATAGCTTTCA GTCGAGATGTACAGCACAACATTTCATCTTCAATAATCAACAATAATACTCAAGGGGCAATTTTATACATGGGTGCTGGGGAAGTCAATCCTATAGTGACCATTGAACGTAATCAGTTTAAGAACAACTGCAGGCAGCTCTATGGGAATTTCACTACTTGTGGGTCAGCGATAGAGATGGACATTCAGAACACTCAGACATTGTACTTCCGA AGCAACTTAATCGAACAAAATCAAGGTGGATTATATATCAAAGCCGATTCTAGAGGCTCTGCAACCTCCTTGCAAGGGTGGATACACAACAATTTGTTTGTTAACAACTCAAACTTGCCTTGCTTGTATGTGGAAGGCCGCCAATCTTCTCCCTACCAAGAAGTCATAATTTATAGAAACTATTTCACGAGGAATCATGCTAGATATCATAACAATATTGTGCTAAAACAAGTTCTTTCCAACTTTACTTACAATTACATTAAGAGAAATGTGGGTTTGCAAAATTTGGAGGTTTCTGGTTTCGATAAAGTGAGGCTAAATATCTATCAAACTACATCCCATAATGGATTCTATAG CAATTATGCCTTGAAACCGGAAAGTAAGTCCACGATTGTAGCTGGGACTGCTGGTCAACATTATGTggataatatatttttcaatccaGACAACGATTATGAGATTATCACTGTGAATAGGTCgct TACTCTTCAATTATGGGACACCAAAATAGACGCAGCCTACAACTACTGGGGCTTCAACACGACCTCAGCAGTGAGAGGCCGAATCAAGGATCAGACTGACGACCCCAGATTGCTTGAAGTAACTTATGAGCCTTAttacatgaataataaaagcTTGTTGAACGACAAATGCCCTCCTGGCTGGGAATTAGTAGGAGAGACGTGTTACATGTATGTTGGGGCCCCAATGACTTTTTGGGAGGCAAGAAAATTTTGTCAAGCTGACAACGCATCGATGCCTTATTTGCTCGGGAATGTCAATTACATACCTTTGTATGAGTTCTTGAGAAGGCAATATCAATGGTTTTTGTATACCGATCGAGTGTGGGTTCAGCACATTGATCAGATCAATCAATGCACTATTTTTGCTTTTCAAAGTGTTGAAGTCGACGATTGCAATAGGAGAAGTCCTTTCATATGTGAAATTG ATCCTaaagtaacaataaaaattcaaccaTTGGCTGATGATTTTGTTACTATTTCGGTGCTCAGTAGCCTTGCATTAGCAATATTACTTATTATTGTGGTTGTGGCCTTTTGGTGGTATAAATCTAAATATAGACAAGCTCAAAGGATGGAAAGAAGAAACAGCATTAGACAAAGCTTGCATTCGTTGAAGTCTGTAGGTCTGTCTACAACTTCTTTTGCTGACCCTAATTAcaggaaaaaaatgcaacagaTG AGCACCAAATCCACTGATACTCTCACCAAGACTTCagattatagaaaaattgttcGAAACGGATCATTAGACAGCATGGAGAAATCCACATATAATTCTTCAATTGAGGACGATCACTCATACAACACCTACGAAACCCAGAACTTAAATCCAACTTTCACTTATAGCTCTGCAGTGGAGTATCACAAGAACCCTGCTACATTCGAGAATCAATATGCAAAGCCCGGAGACACTCTAGATCTGGCATTCAAAAATGAGGGTTTCAAAGATACTTCCACTTTTGCTACAAATAGCAACTATCAGTCCCAAGCTGGGAGTATGCAGGAGGAAAGCGATGAAACTCCCATAATCCAGCCATATGCCTCAAACAATGTTTCCACATATCCTTCAAATGACTATTACAATACTGACACTCTACCGTTGCGGAGTAGCTATGACGAAGCCGGATATGATCCCATGTATAACCATATGCAGGAACTGAAGTCAAAACTAGTAACAAAACCATCTACACCACCCAGAAAATATTCCCCAACTTACTCCGATCAATTAGCACAATTAGGGTATAGCCCGGAATTTAATACAGTGGGGCTGGCTCATCCTCATAGCTCCCCCCAAATGCATGAAGACGATTATACGCAGCCTAAACCCAGACCAAGGGCTAAAAGTGAAGCGTTACTGGAAACTAACTTTGATTACATGCCAGAAGATGAAGAATTTCCACATCCCATTGGAGAGTCTGGGAAATGGAAAAGTCAGCCCTTGGAAACCGCTATGTAG